The DNA region CGCCCTGGGCGAGCCGCTCGAGGCCTTCCTGGCCGCTTGCGGCGTGCACGACCTTGTAGCCTGCGCGCGTCAGCCCGCGTTCGACCAGGCGCGCCAGCGCCGCGTCGTCGTCGATGTAGAGCAGTGTCGGCGTTGCGCTGGTCATAGGGAAGCTGGCGGCACCTGAATCACGGAAAAGAACAGGCCAAGCTGGCGAATGGCGTTGGCAAAGCTTTCGTAGTTCACCGGCTTGGTGATGTAGACGTTGCAGCCGAGTTCGTAGCAACGCTTGATCTCCTGGGAGTCGTCGGTGGTGGTCAGCACGACCACCGGCGTCGCCTTGAGATGCTTGTTTTCCTTGACCCGCTTCAGAATATCGATGCCGGTCATGTCAGGCAGATTGAGATCAAGCAGGATGAGCAGGGCCTGGCCCTTGCGCTCAACCGCGCTGCCATCCTTGCCGAACAGGTAGTGCACGGCCTCTGTACCGTTGGTGAACGGGACGATCTCATTGTTGACACCTGAGCGCCGGATATTCCGCTCAATCAGGCGGGCATGGCCCTCGTCGTCCTCGATCATGATGATGGTGACTGGATCGCTCATGATTCTTTGTCCCGGTTCTTGCCTGAGTTCTTGCCTGACCATTTGGTAGGCAGCGTGATCGTGAACGTGCTGCCATTGTGAAGTTCCGATGTTACCGACATGGTGCCGCCCAGTCTGCGCACAAGTGCGCGGACATGGGCAAGCCCGATGCCCTGACCGGGCTTGTCCTGGGTTCCGGCACGGCGGAACAGATCGAAGATGCGCTGGTGGTCCTTCGGATCGATGCCGCGGCCATTGTCGGTCACTTCGAAGATCGCAAAACCCAGCTTGGTGCGGCCCTCGATCGAGATCTCGCCGGGGACGCCGTCCTTGAGGTACTTGAGTGCATTGTCGATCAGGTTGGAGAAGATCTGCTCCAGCGCGAGGCGGTCGCTGACGAGATTCGGCAAAGCGCCGACCTCGACGGTCGCATTGGCCTCGGCCGCCTGATGCGCGACCGTCTTGACGATGCCGTCGATCAGCTCGCGGAGATCGATCCGCTCCGGCTTGAACTCGCGGCGGCCCTCGCGGGTGAGATTGAGGATCGCGCTGATCAGGCGGTCCATCTTGGCGATCGACGATTTGATGAAGCCGAGCGATTCGTTGAAATCGTCGGATAGCTGCTTGTCGGAGCCTTCGAGCTCGGGCTCGGCCACGTCGGTCGCGTCTTCCATCGCCGGCGCCAGCGATGCGGTGCGATTGAGCGTGGCGATGCGCTTGAAGATGTCGCCGCGCAATTCCTCCAGCTCGCTGGTGAAGCCCATGATGTTGACCAGCGGCGAGCGCAGGTCGTGGCTGACGATATAGGCGAAGCGCTGGATTTCCTCGTTGGCCTCGCGCAGGTCGGCGGTCCGTTCGTCGACGATGGTTTCGAGATTGACGTTGCTGTCGCGCAGCCTGGCCTCGGCCTCGTCGCGCGCCCGCGAGGACTGCCGCAGCAGCACGAGCGAGAGGGCGGCGAGCGCCAGCACCATGCAGGAGCCGGCGATGGTGACGGAGGAGGCGAGCACCTGGGTCCTGTCCGCGGTTGCGGTGCGCTCAGCCAGCAGCCGATCCTCCTCGGTGCGCATGTCGCGGCCGATCCGGGCGATCGCTTCCAATGCATCGGCCGAAGTGCCCTGGCGCAGGATGTCGACGCTGGTCGCGGCGTCGTTGTTGTTGGCGCGCTCGATGCTGAGGGCGAACTCGGCCAGCCGTTGCTCGACGGCGGCTTTCAGCTTCGCGGCATTGGCGACCTGCGCCGGATTATCGACGGTCATCATCTGGAGATGGCCGAGCGCGGCCGGGAGCGCCGCCGCGGCCGACTGGTACTCAGACAGGTATTGTGGTGCTGACGTCAGCAGATACGCCCTGGTCGCGCTTTCGGCGCGCCTGACGTCAAGCAACAGATTGGCAACCTGGCTCTCCACCTCGACGGTATGGACGACCCAGGCGTTGTCCTCACGCGCCTTGTTGACCAGCAGGACGGACGCCACGCTGACCGCGACCAGCACGAAAAATCCCGCCGAGAGCAGCAGGATCTGTAACGTGGACCGGCGTCGTGAAACTGGTGTCACGACGGTCTCTTCGCGAGAGTGGGATTCAATGCGTCCCCGTGGAAAGCCAACAACCCTTTAGTACGTTTGAGCGGGGCGCTGGGTTCCACAAAGTTCCAAACTATTTCGGGGCGTCGGATGGCTGGCCGGCGAGATACTGCTCCAGCCAGTGGATGTGATAGTCGCCCTCGATGATGTCGGGCTCGCGCACCAGCGCGCGGAACAGCGGCAGCGTCGTCTCGATGCCGTCGACCACCATCTCGTCCAGCGCCCGGCGCAACCGCATCAGGCATTCGCCGCGGGTCTTGCCGTGCACGATCAGCTTGCCGACCAGCGAGTCGTAATAGGGCGGAATCACGTAGCCCTGATAGACGGCGGAATCGATCCGCACGCCGAGACCGCCAGGCGCGTGGAATTGCGTGATCCGTCCGGGCGACGGACGGAAGGTCTGCGGGTTCTCCGCATTGATGCGGCACTCGATGGCGTGGCCGATGATCGCGATCTCGCTTTGCTTGGCCGGAAGCTCGCCGCCGGCGGCAATCCGGATCTGCTCCAGCACCAGATCGATATCCGTGATGCTTTCGGTGACGGGATGCTCGACCTGGATGCGCGTGTTCATTTCGATGAAATAGAATTCGCCGTCCTCGTAGAGGAATTCGATGGTACCGACGCCGAGATACTTCATGTCCCGCATCGCCTTGGCGCAGGTCTCGCCGATCCTGGCGCGCGCCGCCGCGCCAAGCACGGGCGAGGGGCCTTCCTCCCAGACCTTCTGGTGACGGCGCTGCAGCGAGCAGTCGCGCTCGCCGAGATGGATGGCGCCGCCGCGGCCATCACCGAGAATCTGGATCTCGATGTGGCGCGGCTTCTGCAGGTATTTCTCCAGATAGACCGAGGCGTCGCCGAACGCCGACTTGGCTTCGTTGGCCGCGGTCGTGAGCGCCAGCGCGAGGTCGGCCTCGGTGTGGGCGACCTTCATGCCGCGGCCGCCGCCGCCGGCCGCCGCCTTCACCAGCACGGGGAAGCCGATCTCCTTGGCGATCGCCATGGCATCGTCGTCCGCCGTCACTGCGCCGTCCGAACCGGGCACCACGGGGATGCCGAGGCGCTTGGCGGTCTTCTTGGCCTCGATCTTGTCGCCCATCAGGCGGATGTGCTCGGCCTTCGGCCCGATGAAGCCCAGATTGTGATCGGCGAGGATCTCGGCGAAGCGCGCATTCTCGGACAGGAAGCCGTAGCCGGGATGCACGGCGTCGGCGCCGGTGATCTCGCAGGCGGCCAGCAGCGCCGGGATGTTGAGATAGGAATCCTTCGACGGCGGCGGCCCGATGCAGACGCTCTCGTCGGCGAGGCGCACATGCATGGCGTCGGCGTCGGCGGTCGAATGCACCGCGACGGTGGAGATGCCGAGCTCCTTGCAGGCCCGGAGCACGCGAAGCGCGATCTCGCCGCGATTGGCTATGAGGATCTTGTCGAACATCGCAGCGCCTGACGTTGACGGAAGCTATTCAATGATGACGAGCGGCTCGCCGAATTCGACCGGCTGGCCGTCCTCGACGAGGATCTGCGTCACGGTGCCCGCGCGCGGCGACGGAATCTGGTTCATCGTCTTCATCGCCTCGATGATCAGAAGCGTCTGGCCGGCCGTGACCTTGCTGCCGACTTCAATGAACGGCTTGGCGCCAGGTTCCGGAGCCCAATAGGCGGTGCCGACCATCGGCGAGGGCACGACACCCGGGTGTTTCGCCATGTCGGCGGCGGCAGCGGCGGCAGCCGGCACTGCCACCGGGGCGGCAACCGCATGCACGGCTGACGGCACGGAGGCGGCGATGCTGATATTGCGCGCGACCCGGACGCGCAGGCCGGCGCGCTCGATCTCGATCTCGGTGAGGTTGGTCTCAGCAAGCAGCAGCGCGAGCTCGCGGATGAGGACGCTGTCGTCGTTCTTGGAGTCGTTCTTGGACTTTGCGGCTGGTTTGTCGTCTGGCTGGCGCGCCATGTTGTTTGATCCGAAATCTCTGTCTGGTGACGGGGAACGTCAGGATTGACGATTAAGTCTTTGCCTTCGCACCGATCCTGGTGGCGAGGCCGATGATCGCAAGCCGGTAGCCGTCGATGCCGAAGCCGCAAAGTGACGCGAAGGCGGCTTTAGCAGTGAACGAGTGGTCCCGGAAGCTCTCGCGGGCGTGGATGTTGCTGACGTGAACCTCGACGGCGGGAATCTTGACCGCAACCAGCGCGTCATGCAGCGCGATCGAGGTATGGGAGTAGCCGCCGGCGTTGATGATGATGCCGACCGCCTTCTTGGCGTGAGCCTCATGGATGAAGTCGATCAGTTCGCCCTCGCGGTTGGACTGCCGGCAGTCGGCGGTCAACCCGAACTGCCGCGCGGTGTCCGCGCACAGCTTCTCGACGTCGGCGAGGGTGGCATGGCCGTATGTCTCCGGCTCGCGCGTCCCCAACAGGTTGAGGTTCGGGCCATTCAGCACATAGATCGTTCCGGCAGCAGCCATTTCCATGGGTTCCGAAGGGGAAAGTGGGCCGGGTTATAGGTAACAACCGGCCGCAGGGGAAGTCTTTAGGTGAAATCGGAACGTCTTCAACAGCTTCCTTCGCTCTGTTAGATAGCTGCCGTAACCTACGGAAATTGCTGATTAACTAAATCTGGCGGAAGGCAGGCCGGGGGTGTGCTCCGGCCAGCCATCCACTGGCGACTGCGGGGTGCAGCCGCATGCAAAACCCGCCCCTGAGGGGGCGGGGTTGAGATCGAGGCGAGGGCTCGTCATGGCACCCTCGCGCCGAGGCCGGCTTAGCCCTCGATGATGTAGACGATCTCGTGGGTCTCCGGCTGCACGATGATGTAGCGGCCGTGGACCAGGATGAACTCATAGCCGCGCCACTGCGGATAGATCGTCACGACGCGCTCCGGCACCGGGTAGAAGTGCACGTCGGCCGGGATACGGGTGCCGACCGACACGTTGAAGTTCACATTGGTGACTTCGGCGACGTGCTCGGACTTGATCGCCGTCGAGATCTGGGTGCGCTTCTCGGCCGGTGGCGCCGCGGTGGCCGACGTCGCCGCGTTGCCGGTCGTGGTCTGGGTGCGGCTGGTGTCGTTGGTCTGCGCGCGGTTGGTGTCGGTCGGGCTCTTGGTCTGAGCGTTCTGGTTGGTGGTAGCGCCGCTCTTCTCACGGCTCTCGGCGGCGTTGTTCATCTTGCCGCTCTTGTCATGCTCCTCGGCCCTCATGTTGCCGCTCTTGTCGCGGCCTTCGGCCTTCATGTCCTTCGAACCTTCCTTGGCGCCCTTGGTCGCATCGTTCTCCGAGCTCATGCTCTTGGACTTCTGCGTGTTCTCCTGTGCACCCTTGGTGGCGGGGCCGGACTTTTCGGACTCGGCGCCCTTCATGCCCGACGCGTCATCCTTCATGCCTGAAGAAGACTCACCGGTCGTGGAGTGCTCGGAACCCTTCATGCCGCCCGTATCGCGCTGCATGGTGCCCGACGATGCGCCACCGGACGGTGCGCTGTGCTGCACGGTCGCGCCACCGCCGGCCCCGGATTCCTTGTTGGCGCCGCCGGCGCCCTGTGCATTCGCGAATCCGGTACCAGCGATCAAAGCCGCCGCAGCGACCGAAATCAGAAAGCGGTTAGACATTGTAGTCCTCCTCGTTATTCAGCATTGCCCGCGCCGACAACGGGAGAGGATGTGCGATGTTCCTGTTGATTTGCGGTTCCTTGCAGATTGTTTCTTGTGTGAACGCGCGATGAACGATTTGCGTTTCAACCGCAGGCCCAGTCGAACTCCATGCTCGCAAGGTCGAGCTGGCCGTTGCCGCCGCCGAAATTGAATCCGCCGAAATGCTCTTCGATCTCGAGATAGGTCGCGCTGTATCTCGGCGTCCACTGGTTCGGAAACATTGTTCCGCCGAGATGGTTGCGGCCGTCCAACCGCTCGAGACCGCGTGCACTGCCTTGCCCACCGTAAGGCGCGATGTAGTCGCCGAGTTCGCCCTTGTGCAGCAGATGATCGCGCGGCGGCTTGCCGACATTGGGATCGTCGTCGCGCGGCGCAAGTGCGATGCCGTAGGCGTGGTGCCCGGCCTCGGGGATGCCGCCGAACAGGCGGTACCAGTATGTCTTCTCCAGCGCGTCGCTGCGGGTGCGGCCGACGTTGACGTCGAACGCCGTGCGCGCCGCCCCCTTCACGAGCCAGCGCGGAGGCGAATTGGTTTCCAGCAGCGGATTGCCGGCAAGCTCCGGCGGCCGGCAGAGCGGTCCTGCGAACTCGGTCTCCGTGAGCCAGATCGCCACAAAATTGTGGTCGATGATGTCCTTCATCCGAAACTCCATCGGATGACGGTTCTGCCGATAGGCGAAGTAGGGCAGCAGATTGGGATCGGATGGACGCGCGATGGTCTCTGCCGCGAGATATTGCGCGACCGCGTCGATCTCGACGGGTTCGTCATATTGCTGATCGGCGAACATGGCGAGCGCGACATAGGCGTCACCCTTGGCGCGATACTGCGCCGGGACGCGCAGCGTGAAGCAGTGCTGCATCGGAGAGCCGTCATGGGGACTGAGCGGCCATTGCTCGGTGCGAATGCCCGATGGCAGACCGTAGCACCAGCCATGATCGTGGTCGGAGCCACGCTGTGGCGCGGTCTTCAGGAGGGTGAGATCGTAGCCAAGTGTTGGTGGAGCAAGGGTTGGCGGGGCCAGTGTTGGCGGGGCCAGGGGCATGGCGCGCGACTTCCGTTATTGGTGATGCCCCTTGGTTGCGGCCAGCGCGGAAGCGGTTCGGTGCCGCAAACAAAAAAATCCGACTGCCAGGCAGCCGGATTTTTCTTGATGGATGAGCGCTGTCGAAGCGACGATCAGCAGGTCGCCTTGCCGCAGCGGGCAAGGCCGATCTTCTCCTTGAGACCCTCGACGCCGACCGCGCCGATCACGACCTGCTTGCCGATCACGTAGCTCGGCGTGCCGTTCATGCCCATGGATTCAGCGAGGCGGAAGTTCTCCTCGATGGTCGCCTTCACCTCGGGGCTTGCCATGTCCTTCTCGAGCTTGGTCATGTCGAGACCGACCTCCTTGGCGACCGCCAGCGCGCGCGCCTTGTCGGCGGCGCCGCGGCCGCCCAGGAGCTTCTGGTGAAACTCGAGATACTTCTTGCCGGTCGGATCCTGCATGCGCACGGCGACCGCGACCTGCGCGGCCTCGACCGAGCCCTGGCTCAGCACCGGGAATTCCTTCAGCACGACCTTCAGCTTCGGATCCGACTTCATCAGGTCGAGCATGTCGGACATCGCGCGCTTGCAGTAGCCGCAATTGTAATCGAAGAACTCGACGAAGGTGACGTCGCCGTCCTTGTTGCCGAGCATGACGCCGCGCGGCGAGTTGAAGATCGTGTCGGCGTTCTTGGCGACGCTCTGCTCATGCTTCTCGGCTTCGGCGGCGGCCTGCCGCTTGCTGAGCTCGTTCATCGCCTCTTCGAGCACCTCGGGATGCGCGATCAGGTAGTTGCGCACGATGGTCTCGATGTCGCCGCGCTGGGTATCGTTGAAGCTCTGCGCGGACGCAGTCAGCGGCGCGGCGCAAATACCGAGCGCGAGCAGGGCAGGGGCGAGAAAACGAAGCGCTGGCATGGCAAAATCCTTGTTCGAGGTGGCCCGAAATTCGGCAGGGCCGCGGGCTGGTTTCGGTGATCGTTGTATGGAACTACGGTTTATTTCTAGTTGTTTTTCTGACCCGGCATCGGCTTGGCGCTCACAATGTCGTCAGCTTTGACCCAGCCCGGCGTGCCGATCGCAAACCGCGTCTTGGCGCGCGATGCCAGTTCGCGGGCGGTCTTGTTGTCGCCGCGGAGATAGGCGGCCTGCGCCGAGGCGAGGTCGGCCTGGGCATAGTCGCCCTTGCGGCCATAGGCCATCGCGAGCTGGGTATAACCGAGCGGCGCCTCGGGCTCGCGCGCCACGGCGGCGCGCAGCATGTTGATCGCATCGTCGGTGTAGGCCTTGTTATCGGAGGCGACCAGCGCCTGGCCGAGCAGCATCTCGATCAGCGGCGAGCTGCCGGAGAGCTGCACCGCGCGGCGCAGCGGCGCGATGGCCTCCGCCGGCCGGCCGCCTTCGAGCAGTGCCTGGCCGCGCAATTCGTAGAAATAGGGATTGTTGGGCTGGACCTGGATCAAGCCGTCGATCTGCGCGATCGCCGAACGCAGATCGCCGTGCAGATAGGTGGTGATCGCGCGCGCATAGCGGGCCGGCAGGCTGGTGTTGGACAACGGATAGCGGCGGTAGACCGTGTCCTGCCGTTCCATGAAGCCCGAGATCTTGGCGCGCATCATGTCGTGACGCAGCTGCAGCGCCGGATCGTCCTTCTTGTCCCAATAGGGGCTCGAGCGCGCCAGGTCCTGCAGCGCCGAGACGCGATCGACCGGCATCGGGTGCGACTGCAGATAGGGGTCGGCGCCGCGCGCGGCGAACAGGCTCTCGTCGGTGAAGCGCTTGAACGTCTCATACATGCCCTTGGCGGACTGGCCGGTCGCGTTCAGGAACTTGACGCCGGCGCGGTCGGCGTTTTCCTCCTGCTGGCGCTGGTAGGAGAGCAATGTGCGCTGAATGACCGACTGCGGCGCCGAGATCGCGGCGGCACCGGCGCTGGAGAGGCCGTTTCCAACGCCGCCGCTCGCAGCGCCCGCGGCCAGCGCGCCGACGCCGAGCAGCATCGCGATGATCATCTGGGTCTGCGCCTGCGCCAGCTGCTCGCGCATCTTGGCAAGATGACCGCCGGCCAGATGGCCGGTCTCATGCGCCAGCACGCCGATGATCTGGTTCGGGGTCTCCGATTGCAGCAGCGCGCCGTAATTGACGAAGATGCGGCGGCCGTCGGCGACGAA from Bradyrhizobium sp. B124 includes:
- a CDS encoding response regulator; protein product: MSDPVTIIMIEDDEGHARLIERNIRRSGVNNEIVPFTNGTEAVHYLFGKDGSAVERKGQALLILLDLNLPDMTGIDILKRVKENKHLKATPVVVLTTTDDSQEIKRCYELGCNVYITKPVNYESFANAIRQLGLFFSVIQVPPASL
- a CDS encoding DUF1236 domain-containing protein, producing the protein MSNRFLISVAAAALIAGTGFANAQGAGGANKESGAGGGATVQHSAPSGGASSGTMQRDTGGMKGSEHSTTGESSSGMKDDASGMKGAESEKSGPATKGAQENTQKSKSMSSENDATKGAKEGSKDMKAEGRDKSGNMRAEEHDKSGKMNNAAESREKSGATTNQNAQTKSPTDTNRAQTNDTSRTQTTTGNAATSATAAPPAEKRTQISTAIKSEHVAEVTNVNFNVSVGTRIPADVHFYPVPERVVTIYPQWRGYEFILVHGRYIIVQPETHEIVYIIEG
- the accB gene encoding acetyl-CoA carboxylase biotin carboxyl carrier protein: MARQPDDKPAAKSKNDSKNDDSVLIRELALLLAETNLTEIEIERAGLRVRVARNISIAASVPSAVHAVAAPVAVPAAAAAAADMAKHPGVVPSPMVGTAYWAPEPGAKPFIEVGSKVTAGQTLLIIEAMKTMNQIPSPRAGTVTQILVEDGQPVEFGEPLVIIE
- a CDS encoding M48 family metalloprotease, whose product is MLFRLALRARTLKPTAFKLTALLTAVALAVGPGVPARAQQKGPPVLRDTESEQLLREYTRPILRAAGLEKQNIQIVIINDGSFNAFVADGRRIFVNYGALLQSETPNQIIGVLAHETGHLAGGHLAKMREQLAQAQTQMIIAMLLGVGALAAGAASGGVGNGLSSAGAAAISAPQSVIQRTLLSYQRQQEENADRAGVKFLNATGQSAKGMYETFKRFTDESLFAARGADPYLQSHPMPVDRVSALQDLARSSPYWDKKDDPALQLRHDMMRAKISGFMERQDTVYRRYPLSNTSLPARYARAITTYLHGDLRSAIAQIDGLIQVQPNNPYFYELRGQALLEGGRPAEAIAPLRRAVQLSGSSPLIEMLLGQALVASDNKAYTDDAINMLRAAVAREPEAPLGYTQLAMAYGRKGDYAQADLASAQAAYLRGDNKTARELASRAKTRFAIGTPGWVKADDIVSAKPMPGQKNN
- the aroQ gene encoding type II 3-dehydroquinate dehydratase gives rise to the protein MAAAGTIYVLNGPNLNLLGTREPETYGHATLADVEKLCADTARQFGLTADCRQSNREGELIDFIHEAHAKKAVGIIINAGGYSHTSIALHDALVAVKIPAVEVHVSNIHARESFRDHSFTAKAAFASLCGFGIDGYRLAIIGLATRIGAKAKT
- the accC gene encoding acetyl-CoA carboxylase biotin carboxylase subunit → MFDKILIANRGEIALRVLRACKELGISTVAVHSTADADAMHVRLADESVCIGPPPSKDSYLNIPALLAACEITGADAVHPGYGFLSENARFAEILADHNLGFIGPKAEHIRLMGDKIEAKKTAKRLGIPVVPGSDGAVTADDDAMAIAKEIGFPVLVKAAAGGGGRGMKVAHTEADLALALTTAANEAKSAFGDASVYLEKYLQKPRHIEIQILGDGRGGAIHLGERDCSLQRRHQKVWEEGPSPVLGAAARARIGETCAKAMRDMKYLGVGTIEFLYEDGEFYFIEMNTRIQVEHPVTESITDIDLVLEQIRIAAGGELPAKQSEIAIIGHAIECRINAENPQTFRPSPGRITQFHAPGGLGVRIDSAVYQGYVIPPYYDSLVGKLIVHGKTRGECLMRLRRALDEMVVDGIETTLPLFRALVREPDIIEGDYHIHWLEQYLAGQPSDAPK
- a CDS encoding DsbA family protein, whose product is MPALRFLAPALLALGICAAPLTASAQSFNDTQRGDIETIVRNYLIAHPEVLEEAMNELSKRQAAAEAEKHEQSVAKNADTIFNSPRGVMLGNKDGDVTFVEFFDYNCGYCKRAMSDMLDLMKSDPKLKVVLKEFPVLSQGSVEAAQVAVAVRMQDPTGKKYLEFHQKLLGGRGAADKARALAVAKEVGLDMTKLEKDMASPEVKATIEENFRLAESMGMNGTPSYVIGKQVVIGAVGVEGLKEKIGLARCGKATC
- a CDS encoding CHASE3 domain-containing protein, producing MTPVSRRRSTLQILLLSAGFFVLVAVSVASVLLVNKAREDNAWVVHTVEVESQVANLLLDVRRAESATRAYLLTSAPQYLSEYQSAAAALPAALGHLQMMTVDNPAQVANAAKLKAAVEQRLAEFALSIERANNNDAATSVDILRQGTSADALEAIARIGRDMRTEEDRLLAERTATADRTQVLASSVTIAGSCMVLALAALSLVLLRQSSRARDEAEARLRDSNVNLETIVDERTADLREANEEIQRFAYIVSHDLRSPLVNIMGFTSELEELRGDIFKRIATLNRTASLAPAMEDATDVAEPELEGSDKQLSDDFNESLGFIKSSIAKMDRLISAILNLTREGRREFKPERIDLRELIDGIVKTVAHQAAEANATVEVGALPNLVSDRLALEQIFSNLIDNALKYLKDGVPGEISIEGRTKLGFAIFEVTDNGRGIDPKDHQRIFDLFRRAGTQDKPGQGIGLAHVRALVRRLGGTMSVTSELHNGSTFTITLPTKWSGKNSGKNRDKES